The DNA sequence AATAACAAGGGCAATCCTTGTATCCCGAACTTAAAAATGTAAAACAAAAATACACTTGCTGAAAAGAGCAGGCAGAGGTAAGCGTACTTCCGGCTGCCGTTGAGTCCTAAAGAAACGACAGTCGTTTTTTTGACCGGAGTGGCTAATTGATCGTGCTCAAAATCGAGATAGTGAAAGAATGTCATGATACCGATGTAAGTCAAACCCATACCCAAAGCAATTAGGACTGAGAATGAATTGACTGTTAAGGTTTGGGCATAATAACTACCTAAAACGAGTAAAACGATTCCTGCGAAACCACCCAGCCATTCTCCAAGAAACGGACGGTACGAAAAGCGAAAAGGGGGCAGGGAATAAAGCAGGCCGCACAGATAGCCCGGAATGATAAAGGCGTAGACAATTTGAGAATTAATTACCAAAGTACAAGCGCTGAGCAAAATAACTAAAATAACATGCGAGACGAAAAAAACTTGCCACATGTCTCGAATGGTGAGCAATTTGGCTTGCAGGACTTTACTACCTCCGGATTTTTGCCCGTGCGGTTCCCGGCGGTCCGCGCCGCTCTTCCAGTCATAAATTTCATTAATAATGTGAGTTGGATAACCCTGGATCAGGGCGGATATTGTTAGTACTAACAAAAAAGCCAGCCAGTTTATTTCATAGCCTGTAAATACGGCCAGGGCAGTTCCAACAAGGCTCCCCGTAAACGACCAGACCATGACCGGCAGAATTCGAAAGAGCATAAAGTAGCCTTTGATTTTTGAACGCATCATAATTTGCGTGGCAGGCTGTGGTTAATATTCAATTCTGGTAACACCGCCGCAGTCTACTCGGTGCTTGCTTGACTGCTCAATTTTCCAGATATGATCGTACCCTTCGATGAGAATCCAGGAAGTGGCAGTCGGGTGAGTAAATCCCATTTCATCTTCACATTCTTTCGGAAGTCCGGCTTTCATAAGATGATAAGGAACTAAATTTGAATGAGTGACTAATAAAACTGCGTCTCCAGGACCAAATTTCTCATTCAGTTCTTGGAAAAATGCCGTGATTGCAGATGTGTCTTTGCATGCCTCTGCAACGGTAATCTTAAGTTCCTTCTTTTGCGCCAGCGGAAATGCCGTGTGCAGCGTTCGGGTTGTGTTGCTGGAATAAATTGCTGAGAGCGAGAGGTCTTTAAAATAATCGGCTAACTTTTCGGTCCTGGCAATGCCCGCAGAACTTAAGGGCTGATAATCGCCGATGCTTCCGTGCGGCCAATCAGCCAGCTTTTCTGCGTGCCGGACCAGATAAACGGTCGGCTTTATTCCGGTTTCGCTAACTTCTCCCGGTTTTTGCAATTCTGCTTCGGCGGCGATGAAGCCAAATGCCGGCCAATATTTCCCGGCGATAATTTTTTCAAATATCTCCCTGGCCTTTTTGTTTTTCCCGGTATAAAGATACCAATTTCCGACACCGTACCCTTGTGTCGCAAGTGACAGTTCATCCGGATTTTCACTATTGAGAAGTTCGTCCGGAGATTTCAGACCTTTGTACATGAGCAGGCGGTTGTGATAAGAGGTGTTCTCGAGAATTTCCATGTTTTCCTGAATGGGTTCCAAAACTCCCGCAGCTTCTTCGTTTTTACCGAGTCGACGGTAAGTCATGTAGAGCCAATCGCTGGTGGCGCACAAGACATCGTCGTTTTTTGAATATTTCATGCACTGGAAATAAGCACTCAGGGCATTTTCAAAATCGCCCTTTAAGTAATGTGCGAGTCCTAAATGGTACCAAATGTTGAATTTCAGGGTGCCTCTGGGAATATTGTGTTTGTTGGGCGCGCCATCCGGTTCAATTTCATCCTGCATGTTCTCGGTTAATCGAGCTGCTTTTTCGAGGTCGGCAATGGCTTTGTCAAATTCCCGAATCGAAATGTAACGGTGCCCGCGGTGGCGGTAGAGTTTTGGATAATTGGGATGTTTTTTAATCCCCTTTGAATAAATATCGATGGCGTCATGATAGCGCCACAAATATGCCGTCCGGCGGCCCAGCCAGATGATGCGTTCCGGATCATCCGGATTTTTCTCGTAGTCCGCTTGCGCTTGCTTCAGGTTTGACTGCAGTTGTTCAAGATCGCCTTGCAGGGCCGAGCGATAGAGCTGCTTTCCTAAAAGAGAAATTGCTTCCGGTTCTTCGGAAAAGACAACGGTGGGTAGGCACAGGGCAATGAGAATAATGATCCCTTGGGAGAGAAATAGTTTTTTTTGCATATGACTAAAAGAGGAAAATTCGCATTTGGTTTTAAAGTAAAAATGATTACGAAAAGTAACAGTTTTTTTACAAAATGCAACAAATAAATAGAAATTGGCAGTTTTGTTTAGCAGCCTAACTTGACTTTTCGGATGGAGTTTATTTAATTTGTTTTTATTTTTCGATCAAAAATTTCTTGTATAATGAATTTAGGACGTTCCGAGGTCCGTTCCCACGCGGAGCATGGGACGAGTAAAAGTACACTTTTGTGTCATTTTTTTAAATTTAAGGAGGGAACATGCGATTTAGATCTATCTCATTTCTTGCAGTATTTACTTTTCTATTCTCAATCCAAAATTACGCGTCCGATAAGAATGACAAAAAAAAGAAAGAGTGGGATGTCACCGCCACTTTTGGTCCCACGAAACAGGTGGAATTCACAACCACCGAGGGAACCTGGATGAACCTCGATGTCAGCCCGGACGGCGACGAAATCGTGTTCGATCTTCTCGGCGATATTTTTATCATACCGATTGCCGGAGGCAAGGCCACGTTGTTGTCAGGCGGACCCGCTTACGAGGTGCAACCCCGTTTCAGTCCGAACGGAAACCTGATCAGTTTTACCAGTGACCGCGGCGGCGGCGACAACATCTGGGTCATGAGTAAAGACGGCAGCGGAGCTCAAGTGGTGACCAAAGAAGATTTTCGTTTGCTCAACAACGCATGCTGGACCCCGGATGGCAACTACCTGATTGCGCGCAAGCATTTTACCAGCCGGCGTTCCCTCGGCGCGGGCGAAATGTGGATGTACCATATTTCGGGCGGCAAGGGCTTGAAGATGACCAAGCGCAAAAACGACCAGCAGGATGCGGGTGAACCTTGTATGTCGCCCGACGGCCGGTACCTTTATTTTAGCGAGGACATGACCTCCGGCGGCAGGTTCCAATATAATAAAGATCCGCACGGTCAAATTTACGTGATCCGCCGGTTGGATACTGAAACCGGAAAAATCAAGAACATTGTGAGCGGTCCCGGCGGCGCAGTTCGTCCGCAGGTTTCGCCTGATGGTAAGCTTTTGGCTTTTGTGCGGCGGGTTCGCTCAAAAAGCGTTCTTTTTCTCCACGACCTCGAAACCGGGGAGCAGTGGCCGATTTACGATAACCTGCACAAAGACCAGCAGGAGGCCTGGGCCATTTTTGGTGTTTATCCTAACTACGCCTGGACGCCTGACAACCAGCACCTCGTTTTCTGGGCGAAAGGACACATCTGGAAAATCAATATTTCCAACAAAGAAGTCGTTCAGATTCCATTTGAAGCAGAACTGAAACACACAGTTCACGAGGCTATTCGAATTAAACAAAAAGTCAGCCCGGAGACGTTTGAAGTCAAGATGGTTCGGCAAGCCACTACTTCGCCGGACGGTGAGTGGCTGGTCTTCAATGGCGTCGGTTATTTGTGGAAAAAGCAACTGCCCGATGGCAAAGTTGAGCGGCTTAGCCAGGATGAGCACTTTGAGTACGAACCCGCTTTTAGCCCGGACGGCAAATGGATCGTTTATACGACCTGGGACGATGTCGAATTGGGCGGCATTTACAAAGTCGGACTTGACGGCGGTAAACCAAGAAAGTTAAACCGCCGCAAAGGGTATTATTTCTCGCCTTCGATTTCCCCTGACGGGCAGCGAATCCTGTACCGGCGAGGCACCGGCACCTCGCTGCTCGGGTTTGCACATGGCGTTGAACCGGGCCTATACTGGATTTCAGCAAATGGCGGCGCCGAACATTTTATTCGCGAAAAAGGAAGTGAGCCGCGGCTTAATCTCAAAGGGGATCGAGTTTATTTCCAGGAAGGAATCAAAGATAACAAAAGAGCGTTTAAAAGCGTGCGCCTGGATGGCGGTGATGAACAGACCCATTTCACTTCGCAATATGCAACTCGATTCGTACCGAGTCCGGATGAAGAATGGATGGCTTTTACAGAATTTTTTAACGCGTATATCACTCCATTTCCAAAAACCGGTTCATCTGTGGAGCTCAGCGGTAAGATTAAAACCATTCCAATTAAAAAAGTCAGCCGGGATGCCGGCGTTTCTTTGCACTGGTCCGGGGACAGTAACAAATTGCACTGGACGATTGGACCGGAGTACTACACCCGCGAGTTAAGTTCCAGTTTTGATTTTGTGGATGGTGCGCCTGACACGATTCCCCCGCCGGATACCAGCGGCTTAAACATTGGATTAGTTCTGGAAACAGACGTACCGGCAGGTAAAACCGTTTTTGTCGGTGCGAGAATTATCAGCATGCGCGGCGATGAAGTCATTGAAAACGGTACTTTGGTGGTAGACGGAAACCGCATCGTAGCGGTTGGCGTGTCCGGGGACGTGCAAATTCCTGACGGCGCCAAAACGATCGATGCGATTGGTAAAACAATCATGCCGGGGATAGTAGACGTCCATGCGCATGTTTCTCATTTTGGTACCGGTATGACACCGCAGCAAAACTGGCCATATTACGCGAACCTCGCATTCGGGGTGACCACCACCCACGATCCTTCCGCGACCACAGAAAAAGTGTTCACCCAGTCGGAAATGGTTAAAGCTGGCATACTCGTCGGCCCAAGGATTTACTCAACCGGCACGATTCTCTATGGTGCAGACGGAAATTTCAAAGCCGTTATCGACAGCCTTGATGACGCGCGCTCACATTTACGCCGCATGAAAGCGGTTGGCGCTTTTTCGATAAAAAGCTACAACCAGCCGCGGCGTGAACAGCGCCAGCAAATCCTCAAAGCCGCTCGTGAATTGGGAATGATGGTTGTACCCGAAGGCGGCTCAACCTTCTACCACAACATGAATATGATCCTTGACGGTCACACCGGCATTGAGCACTCCATTCCCATAACTCCGGTTTATAAAGATGTGTTGACTCTTTGGAGCTCAAGCAGCACAGGTTACACCCCAACTTTGGTGGTCGGCTACGGCGCAATTTCCGGCGAGAATTATTGGTATCATCACACCAATGTCTGGGAAAATAAACGGTTGCTGACTTTCCACCCAAGGGCGGTTATTGACGCACGTTCCCGGCGCCGTCAAATGGCTGCTGAGGATGACTATGGTCATATCAGCCTTGCCGCCGACGCAAAAGCGCTTATTGACGCCGGTGGTAAAGTGCAGCTCGGCGCACATGGCCAACGGCAGGGTCTGGCTGCTCACTGGGAAATGTGGATGTTCGCGCAAGGCGGCATGACGCCCCTGGAGACGATTCGGGTGGCTACTTTGTTTGGGGCTGAATATATCGGTCTGGATGATGATATTGGCTCGCTTGAACCCGGGAAGCTGGCCGATTTAATTGTGATGAATGAAAATCCGCTTGAAAATATTCGCAACAGTGAAAACATTTTATATGTCATGGTAAACGGCCGTCTCTACGACGCCGAGTCCATGAACGAGATTGGTAATCATCCGCGGGTACGCGGCTCTTTCTACTGGGAAAATCCCAAAACCAGCGACGCATTTGTCTGGAGAGAAGGGATTGGGTTTGAGGAGTTAAAATGCGGGTGCGGCAGGCAGTAGTTGTGATTTAACCTTCCAGGTTTTTATAAACCTGGAAGGTTTTTTTGCTTAGGTTTGGCTCAACAGTTGGACTTTTTCTTTTTTATCGTGACTTTCCTAAACTATTTTCGATGCCCACCTCAAAGATTTGCGATTCTTCACCGATAAATAGATAGAAGTCTTTTTTTAGAAATTTAAAATAGAGGAAAAAAATGCGTATTTTGATTGTTGATGACGACGCTGATTTTAGCCGGTTAATCTCAAAATATCTCACCCCATTCGGTGAATGCGAAGTCGCAGTAAATGGGCAAGATGCAATTGAATCGGTCAAACTGGCATTCGAAGAAGCTCACCCCTACGACCTCATTTGCCTGGATATCATGATGCCGAACCTGGATGGCCAGGATGCACTCAAGAAAATCCGAGATATTGAAAAAGAAAAGGGAATCAGGGTCGGTGAAGGCGCCAAAGTCATTATGCTCACTGCTCTTGATGATGACGATCAGAGATTGGTTTCATTTCTGCGACTCTGCGATGGGTATCTTACCAAACCGCTTCAGAAAAAAGAGTTGTTTGAGAAATTGCGAGAGATTGAGTTGATTAATGTTTAGTTTTTCAAGATTTGACAGCCATCTCAAAGATGGTAACTATTCAGCTGTTAGTCGTTGGCTTTTAGCTGTTGGCCTTGAGCTTGCTGATTAGACTATTTATCATCTTTTGTTCTTTATTGACTGATGCAAAATTACTTTTGTCTCTTTAGCTGAGATGATAGATAGTTCTTCAATGATGATTAATTGAGTTTCCAATTCAAATGATGAACCCAAAGCAATTTCCAGGAACCGCTTAAAATCTACTTGACTGCTTCGACTGCAACCCTCGGCAATATTTGAAGGTATCGATACAGCAGAACGACAAATCTGACTTCTTAAACCATATTTTTCTGCAACAGGAAGGAATTCTGCCAATCCCGAAGCGTCGGGATGGCAATCCCACCTTTCCAAATATTCAGGGTCCTTAAATCTTTCATTGAGCAACCAGTTTATGAATAATGGCGCCTAAAAGCCAACGGCTAAATACTAACATTTCTCACTTCGTTGGTGCGTCAGACTTGATTTGCTAAAAGGATCGTATTACCGCGAAGCGGTTAGACAACATAGCCGAGGGTTCCCCGACTTGTACTTGTCGGGGTACCCTCGGTTTCGAGAACATATCAAATCAAACCCTGAAAGGGTTTCATAAACCACAACCGGGTGATTTCATGACCAATTTGTTGAACCCTTACAGGGTTCATCTGCGGTTTGCCTTTTTAATCCCAGTGTTCTTCAGAAAACGAACACTGGGCTGTGTTGTGTAACGCCTTCGGCGTGAACAAAATCGAAATACCATCCTATAATAATTATTTTCAGTTGTTTACGGCAATTCAGCGGAATGAGAAATGTTCATCGTAAGTAATCAGGGAAATCTCAAAGAATCATCATGAGTAGATATCAAGAAATATCTGTTCTTGATTAGCCCAGAGGAAACGCTCAGTATTACTAAATTTCTTGCCGTTCAACCCGATTTTGGATACAGCTTGTGCTATTGCAGATGAGTTCAAAGTATCAATACACTGTCCAAAACCATTTCCTTCTACTGTCTCTTTTAAACCGGGATGATCATTGGTCACAACATACTTGCTGCAAACGATAAACTCGTAAAGTTTATTGCTTGCACAATAGTAGTCATTGAGGGTGGCATTGTTGTAAAACACTAGTCCAATATCTGCAGAATTTATGACATTTATAACATTCCGGTTTTCAACAGGTTGAAGAATAAATATCCGGTCTGCCAGACCATTCATGAATACTAAGTCTTTAAGAGTCCTCGCCATTGTCGCCGAGACCTGACCGACCAGTAAAAGACAATAATCTTCTGGTAACAATGGCATGGCATTAACCATGTGCCTTATGCCTCGATTCTCAAACATTGCGCCTATGTACAGCAACTTGATTTTGCCTTTTGAAGCTGGTTCAATTCCTTCAAGATAGTTGTCTGGCGGTAGTTGTCTTTGAATTGGGAAATTCTCGATTAGATGAACATGGTTGATGTCGTATTTTTTCTTAAAATACGAAACCCGGTTTTTCTCAGGAAGTATGATTTCATCAGCGTATCTTAATAGTCGTTTTTCGATAACATTCCACCAAATCCGTCGTGTCAAGTCAATAAACTGTTCCGGATATAATTCGTGTGCATCATAAACCAGTTTAAAATTGGCTCCCGATTTCTTATGTAGATAGCCCGCGTAAAGAGTATTTAAATCGTTACAATGCACTATATCAGGCTGAATTTCTCCTAAAAATTTTGCTGCTGCGCGGCAAAATTGAAACGGAAGAAAGAAATTCCGAATAGGATGTGACTTAGGCGTGAAGTCGAAATATCGAATTTTGAAATCATATTTCGTTAAATCATCATTCCCGAAGTTCTGGAGTATCAATTCAACATTGTAGCCATTTTTACGCAACGTGTGGATTTCTTTTTGGACTCTACCGTCGTACTTAATATTTCCCCATAGAATGAAGACAATCTTTCTCATACCGGGCACGCCATCAGTTTACCGTACCCATTTGAGTAATAAGCAAATTTCTCTTGTTTCAACTCGCAATTGCTAAAATCCAATATCTTAACACAGTCATCGGCAATTTCAAATTCCCTGATCTGAGTGACATGCCGGTAGTCCATTCTTATTGTAATAGAATTATCTTCCAATTGCAGCAGCTTTATTTTAGCATCATTATCCATTGAAAACAGTCCCCCGCTATCACGACGGAAATTGTTCGGCTCCATACCCTGTGGGGTCAGCAGATTATGCGCAGTGGCGCTCCTGAATAAATTCCGTTTTTCTATCAGTGGATAGTAAAGATAGGTCCCGGGATCACGGTAGTAATCTTCGCCATCAATATTTAGTTCAAATGATAATTTATCATTATGGGTATGTCCCCCGTTTCCGTTCTGCCCGGCGGGAGTAGCACAAACAGTCAGGTGAATACGATCGGAGCTAAAAATATAAATGCCGAAATCAAAGTATGGACGAAGTTGCAGATTTTGCCGCAAAGACTTTTCCAATTTTCTCTTTGGTTGAATAATCTGCTTATATTGATATGGTAGTGTTGTATGCTCTGTTTTTAGATTTCTTATTTGCCTTTTCACTCCATTTTGCTGCCTAAACTCAAGCTTTTTATTTCTTGCTAATGAACGAATCAAACTTTGCTCCAATGGAAAATTTTTTGCATGAGATTTAAATTCTTTACAATCAAAAAAACCAAACAGCGCCGATAAGAAAGTCGAGTGATTAAGAGTATTTTCGTCCCAGTACTTACTATTGTTACCACTCAAATTGTATTCATCAAGCAACGCGTTGTAACCCTTTAAATTCAAATATTTGTTCTCGGCTTGCTGATTGGTTAAAAATTCTCCGTTCGGAGACAACCGAAAAAATCTGCCGCTATCATTGTCGCCTATTTGAGGAATTTCCCCTGTTGGTTTTTTTAGATATGCCGTGAATAGCCCTGCTTTAGAGAGGCGTTCAATATACCATTCCGGGAAAAATTCATCCCTATCAATATTGTACTCTTGTTGCGCA is a window from the candidate division KSB1 bacterium genome containing:
- a CDS encoding prenyltransferase, whose translation is MRSKIKGYFMLFRILPVMVWSFTGSLVGTALAVFTGYEINWLAFLLVLTISALIQGYPTHIINEIYDWKSGADRREPHGQKSGGSKVLQAKLLTIRDMWQVFFVSHVILVILLSACTLVINSQIVYAFIIPGYLCGLLYSLPPFRFSYRPFLGEWLGGFAGIVLLVLGSYYAQTLTVNSFSVLIALGMGLTYIGIMTFFHYLDFEHDQLATPVKKTTVVSLGLNGSRKYAYLCLLFSASVFLFYIFKFGIQGLPLL
- a CDS encoding histidine phosphatase family protein, which gives rise to MQKKLFLSQGIIILIALCLPTVVFSEEPEAISLLGKQLYRSALQGDLEQLQSNLKQAQADYEKNPDDPERIIWLGRRTAYLWRYHDAIDIYSKGIKKHPNYPKLYRHRGHRYISIREFDKAIADLEKAARLTENMQDEIEPDGAPNKHNIPRGTLKFNIWYHLGLAHYLKGDFENALSAYFQCMKYSKNDDVLCATSDWLYMTYRRLGKNEEAAGVLEPIQENMEILENTSYHNRLLMYKGLKSPDELLNSENPDELSLATQGYGVGNWYLYTGKNKKAREIFEKIIAGKYWPAFGFIAAEAELQKPGEVSETGIKPTVYLVRHAEKLADWPHGSIGDYQPLSSAGIARTEKLADYFKDLSLSAIYSSNTTRTLHTAFPLAQKKELKITVAEACKDTSAITAFFQELNEKFGPGDAVLLVTHSNLVPYHLMKAGLPKECEDEMGFTHPTATSWILIEGYDHIWKIEQSSKHRVDCGGVTRIEY
- a CDS encoding PD40 domain-containing protein; translation: MRFRSISFLAVFTFLFSIQNYASDKNDKKKKEWDVTATFGPTKQVEFTTTEGTWMNLDVSPDGDEIVFDLLGDIFIIPIAGGKATLLSGGPAYEVQPRFSPNGNLISFTSDRGGGDNIWVMSKDGSGAQVVTKEDFRLLNNACWTPDGNYLIARKHFTSRRSLGAGEMWMYHISGGKGLKMTKRKNDQQDAGEPCMSPDGRYLYFSEDMTSGGRFQYNKDPHGQIYVIRRLDTETGKIKNIVSGPGGAVRPQVSPDGKLLAFVRRVRSKSVLFLHDLETGEQWPIYDNLHKDQQEAWAIFGVYPNYAWTPDNQHLVFWAKGHIWKINISNKEVVQIPFEAELKHTVHEAIRIKQKVSPETFEVKMVRQATTSPDGEWLVFNGVGYLWKKQLPDGKVERLSQDEHFEYEPAFSPDGKWIVYTTWDDVELGGIYKVGLDGGKPRKLNRRKGYYFSPSISPDGQRILYRRGTGTSLLGFAHGVEPGLYWISANGGAEHFIREKGSEPRLNLKGDRVYFQEGIKDNKRAFKSVRLDGGDEQTHFTSQYATRFVPSPDEEWMAFTEFFNAYITPFPKTGSSVELSGKIKTIPIKKVSRDAGVSLHWSGDSNKLHWTIGPEYYTRELSSSFDFVDGAPDTIPPPDTSGLNIGLVLETDVPAGKTVFVGARIISMRGDEVIENGTLVVDGNRIVAVGVSGDVQIPDGAKTIDAIGKTIMPGIVDVHAHVSHFGTGMTPQQNWPYYANLAFGVTTTHDPSATTEKVFTQSEMVKAGILVGPRIYSTGTILYGADGNFKAVIDSLDDARSHLRRMKAVGAFSIKSYNQPRREQRQQILKAARELGMMVVPEGGSTFYHNMNMILDGHTGIEHSIPITPVYKDVLTLWSSSSTGYTPTLVVGYGAISGENYWYHHTNVWENKRLLTFHPRAVIDARSRRRQMAAEDDYGHISLAADAKALIDAGGKVQLGAHGQRQGLAAHWEMWMFAQGGMTPLETIRVATLFGAEYIGLDDDIGSLEPGKLADLIVMNENPLENIRNSENILYVMVNGRLYDAESMNEIGNHPRVRGSFYWENPKTSDAFVWREGIGFEELKCGCGRQ
- a CDS encoding response regulator, with the translated sequence MRILIVDDDADFSRLISKYLTPFGECEVAVNGQDAIESVKLAFEEAHPYDLICLDIMMPNLDGQDALKKIRDIEKEKGIRVGEGAKVIMLTALDDDDQRLVSFLRLCDGYLTKPLQKKELFEKLREIELINV
- a CDS encoding four helix bundle protein: MERWDCHPDASGLAEFLPVAEKYGLRSQICRSAVSIPSNIAEGCSRSSQVDFKRFLEIALGSSFELETQLIIIEELSIISAKETKVILHQSIKNKR
- a CDS encoding glycosyltransferase, with the protein product MRKIVFILWGNIKYDGRVQKEIHTLRKNGYNVELILQNFGNDDLTKYDFKIRYFDFTPKSHPIRNFFLPFQFCRAAAKFLGEIQPDIVHCNDLNTLYAGYLHKKSGANFKLVYDAHELYPEQFIDLTRRIWWNVIEKRLLRYADEIILPEKNRVSYFKKKYDINHVHLIENFPIQRQLPPDNYLEGIEPASKGKIKLLYIGAMFENRGIRHMVNAMPLLPEDYCLLLVGQVSATMARTLKDLVFMNGLADRIFILQPVENRNVINVINSADIGLVFYNNATLNDYYCASNKLYEFIVCSKYVVTNDHPGLKETVEGNGFGQCIDTLNSSAIAQAVSKIGLNGKKFSNTERFLWANQEQIFLDIYS
- a CDS encoding heparinase II/III family protein — encoded protein: EIIQEFRNQTLDFLATNPLRMGFNWVCTMDVGIRAANLLLAHDLIKQMDSNGQLNSEFEAIFAYGIYEHGLHIVHNLEYSLKHSTNHYLSNIVALLFIAAYMACMPETDAWLAFSVQELIKEVERQFYPAGGNFESSTSYHRLSGEFVAYSTALILGMNENKKEALTNYEYKNWKLSPELKSPAQQEYNIDRDEFFPEWYIERLSKAGLFTAYLKKPTGEIPQIGDNDSGRFFRLSPNGEFLTNQQAENKYLNLKGYNALLDEYNLSGNNSKYWDENTLNHSTFLSALFGFFDCKEFKSHAKNFPLEQSLIRSLARNKKLEFRQQNGVKRQIRNLKTEHTTLPYQYKQIIQPKRKLEKSLRQNLQLRPYFDFGIYIFSSDRIHLTVCATPAGQNGNGGHTHNDKLSFELNIDGEDYYRDPGTYLYYPLIEKRNLFRSATAHNLLTPQGMEPNNFRRDSGGLFSMDNDAKIKLLQLEDNSITIRMDYRHVTQIREFEIADDCVKILDFSNCELKQEKFAYYSNGYGKLMACPV